GAGAGTACACCTTGATAGCCCTCCCGCTTCCTCTTGAGGGCGCAGACGCCTCGCCATGCAGGGCCGTTCTTGCCAGGTGCGGCTAGCGCCGAGTGCGTGCACGGGTTGCAGGCCGCTTCCTCACGGAGTACCCGAAATGCCCCAGCGTCTTGCCGAGCGCATAGTAGTGTCCGTGGGCGTAAGCTATAAGGCCTGCGCGCTCGAACGCGAGCCTCCCCTCGGCTGTCATGAGGCTCGCCTCAGCTTGCACCGCAACTACCTCAGCCAGGAACATGGTGTGGGACCCCAAGTCCAGAGTTCTTGCCACTCTGCATTCGATGTTGAGCGGGCACTCCTGGATCACTGGCGGCCTGACGACAACAGCGGGGGCAGCAGTCAGGCCTGTGCGTTCGAACTTGTCGACTTCCTTCCCTGAGACGACACCACAGTAATC
This sequence is a window from Bacillota bacterium. Protein-coding genes within it:
- a CDS encoding flavin reductase family protein, with the protein product MIERKSDRVPKLRWNPGTVLCPCPVVMVTCQCEDSKPNIVTVAWIGTICSDPPMLSISVRPERHSHRLITESGEFVVNVPTLDLTRATDYCGVVSGKEVDKFERTGLTAAPAVVVRPPVIQECPLNIECRVARTLDLGSHTMFLAEVVAVQAEASLMTAEGRLAFERAGLIAYAHGHYYALGKTLGHFGYSVRKRPATRARTRR